Genomic segment of Tomitella fengzijianii:
TGCCGCCTCTTCGCGGCTCGGCGTGCGGTGTCCGAGCAGACCGGCCTCGACCGCGGCGAGCTCGCCCAAGGCAGGCAGCCCGTCCGCGCCCGCCGGGCTCGGGGCCCGCCAGGTGCCCGAGGCATCGATCACCGCACGCGCCTCGAACCGCTCCTCGCACCCGTCGGCGCGCCGGACGTGGACCACGAAGGGCTGCTCGGCTCGACCGGCGTCGACCGAGAGATCGCGCCCCTTGCGGCCGACGCCGACCACGCGCGAGCCGTACCGGACGCGGTCGCCCAGCGCCTCGGCGAGCGGCGCGAGGTAGCCCTCGACCCACTGCGCGCCCGTCGGGTAGCCCTTCTCCGGCGTGCTCCAGCCGGTCGGCTCGAGCAGTCGGCGGGCCGCGGGGTCCGTGAGCTCGGGCCACGGCGAGAAGAGGCGCACGTGGCCCCACTCCGTGACGGCCGACGCCGGGGTGTCGCCCGATTCCAGGACGAGCGGCTCCAGTCCGCGCTCGAGCAGGTGGGCGGCGGCGGCCAGGCCCTGCGGACCGGCTCCGATGACGATGACGGGATTCACTGCAACCTCCACGTATTGACGTTCTTCGATGAGTCGAGCCTGCCTCACGTATCGACAGATGTCAATACGTGAGGCAGAATGGAGGCATGAGCGCCACTCCCGCCATCGAGGCCACCGCCGACATCGCGCCCTGCTGCGTCCTCGGCGAAACGATCGACGACGCGGTCGCCCACGACCTGGCCAAGGTGTTCAAGGCCCTCGGCGACCCCACCCGGGTCAAGCTCATGTCCCTCATCGCCGGCAGCAGCGACGGCGAGATGTGCGTATGCGACCTCACCGAGCCCGTCGGCCTCTCCCAGCCCACCGTCTCCCACCACATGAAACTGCTCGTCGAGGCCGGGCTCGTCGCCCGCGAGCAGCGCGGCCGCTGGGCCTACTACCGACCCACCATCGACACCCTCGCCGCCGCCGCCAGGGCACTCATCGCCTGATGGAGCCGCCAGCCACTAGGCCGATGACGCCGGCCGACTGGCCCGCCGTCGAGGCCATCTACCGCGCAGGCATCGCGACCGGGCACGCCACCTTCGAAGCGGAGCCACCGCCAGACTGGGAAGCGTTCGCCGCCGGCAAGCGCCCGGACCTCATGATCGTCGCCGTCGATGGCGACGACCGCGTGCTCGGCTGGGCCGCCGCCGGTCCCGTCTCCATGCGCGCCGTCTACTGCGGCGTGGTCGAGCACTCGGTCTACGTCGGCCCTGATGCCGCCCGTCGCGGAGTCGGATCGCGGCTCCTCTCTAACCTCCTCGAACTCGCTGACCGCTCAGGCGTCTGGACCGTCCAGTCCTCGATCTTCCCCGAGAACGCCGCCAGCCTGAGGCTTCACCGGCGCGCGGGTTTTAGGGTTGTCGGATGCCGCGAGCGCATCGGTCTGATGCCGTGCGGGCCGATGGCCGGGCAATGGCGCGACACCGTACTGATTGAACGCACTTCGCCAGTACGCCAGAGCTGGTAGGGATGGCCGTGCACGCGATGTTCTATGGAGCTAACCGGGTTTGGCTGTTGCTGCGATCGATCGGGCGCTTGACCGATGCCATGGGGGTCCGGGCATGAGGGCGACGATCCTGCAAGCGCGTGCTGGCCGGGATTGAATGCCAGATAGTCCTTCGTGTCGGCGACGTGTGCGAGTGGCGGCGCTCCTAGGCCATGTGTCCTCGATGACCTCGCTGGCACGTTCCTGAGTGTGGCGACGTGGTCGAGTTTCGTTTTGCGCTTTAACCTCTGCGAGCTCGAACTGCTGATGCAGGCACCATTCGTGGCACGAGCCGTACGAACACCACCATGGCGACAAGCTCGACCAGGGTCTGCGTGACCACGACGAGCGGGGCCAGGTCGAACGCCGCGGGAAGGGCGAGGACCAGCGGCAGCACAACGAGGGAGTTCCGAGTCGCACCGCTGAACACGACTGCACGCCTCCCAGGTACGTCCAGCCCGGCGGCCCTGCCGGCCAACATGCCGACCGGCACCATAACGGCGGCGAAGAGGACGTAGACCGGCAGCGCCAGAAGCAGTGAGTCGATCCTCGCCCCGACTCCCGCGACCTGCGAGGCGACGACGACCGCGAGCGTCGTGACCATCAGCGGCACCATGGCCCCCATGACGGTCCGTTCGATCCTCTGCCCGGCACGAGACCGGACGGCGGCGAGCTGCGTCAGCGCCGCGGCGACCAGCGGCAGCGCGATGATGAGGACGAACGCCTCGACGAAGGGCCCGAACTCGACCGAGTCGACGAACTCCGCCCCGACGAACAGCCAGAGGTACACCGGAAGCAGGAGCATCTGGGCGAGCATCAGCAACGGGGTGGCCGCCAGGAGCTTCTCCTCGTCGCCGCCAGCGAGCCCGGCAAAGACGATGACGTAGTCGATGCATGGGGTCAGCAGCACGAACAGCACGCCGACGAGGAGCACTTGGTCGTGGGCGACGATCCGCGACAGTAGCCACACGATGGCGGGCACCAGGACGAAGTTGACGATGAGGATGGTGGAGAGGAACCGCCAGTCACGGAAAGCGTGCCCGATCCTGGCGAAGGGGATGCCGAGGAACGTGGCGTAGAGCAGTAGCGCCAGCACGGGGTGGATCGCAAGCTCGGCGGGGTGGGCGACCGCGGGCCACGCCAGCCCGACGACGGCCCCGAGTGCCAGCCCCGCGACGTAGAGCGCGACCTGGTGCCGCTCCATCCATTCGATGCTCTTCCGCACTGTTCTCCAACCTCATGCTCAAGGACGACCGACGCCATCTCCAAAACGTTAGACCTTGAACCCGGGTTGAAGGTCAAGTCGGCGGACCTTAAGATCGGAGCATGAAGATCTCCGAGGTCGCGGAGCGCAGTGGGGTGCCGGCGAGCACGCTGCGCTACTACGAGCGCCTCGGAATTCTCGCAGCCCACCGCAGCCCCAACGGATACCGGGACTTCGACAATGACCATCTCGAACGCCTCGACTTCATCGCCTCGGCCAAGCGCCTCGGCCTCGAGCTGCCCGAGATCCGCCGACTCCTCGACCTCGCCGACGACGGCACCTGCACCGGAGTGAAGGCCGCACTCCAGCCGCTGTTGGCCGAGCAGGTTGCCGCCGTCGAGCAGCAGCTCAGTATCCTGGTCCGGCTTCAGGAGCAGCTGCACTCTGCGCAAGTCCATGTTGACGGTTGCCCCGACAGCGACGACCCCTGCCGGTCAGAGTGCGCGTTCAAGGTCTTCGCCGGCACGGTAGCAACCGAGGGATGATCAGAGGTGGTTGCCGTTCGGCCAGGTTGCGCCGCGGATGACGGCGATCGGCCTGTCGAACCCAGAGGTTGGTATGCGCGGCGACGTGGTGGAGTTCCGGTTTAACGTCTAGCGTTAATGACGGTCCGCGTTATATGCTGGTCTCGTGATCAGGTCGTTCGGCAGCAAGGATACCGAGCGCATCTGGCATGAGCAGTACGTCAAGCGTGACGACCGGACGGTGCAGCGGGCGACCCTGCGGAAGCTCGAGCTGATCCATGCGGCTAAGGATGTCGAGGACCTCCGGGTCCCGCCAGGCAACCGACTCGAGCGTCTGGTCGGCGACCGACGCGGACAGCACAGCATCCGCGTAAACGCGCAATGGCGTCTCTGCTTCGTCTGGAGAGAGGAAGGTGCGGAAGATGTCGAACTCGTCGACTACCACTGAGACCGACCTGATCGAGCCAATCCATCCGGGAGAGATCCTGATGGAGGACTTCATCGAGGGCTTCGGGATCACGCAGAACAAGCTTGCCGTGTCCATCGGTGTGCCGCCGCGGCGGATCAACGAGATCGTGCACGGAAAGCGTGGGATCACCGCTGATACGGCGATCCGTCTGGCGCGCTACTTTGGAACGTCCGATGAGCTCTGGATGAATCTGCAGTCGAACTACGAGCTCAGGCTCGAGCGCCGTGCACTGCGCGATAAGGTTGCCGCGATCAAGCCGTTGCATGTCGCATGACCGGGCATCTCATCTTGATCTCCGGCCTTCCCGGCGTCGGAAAGACAAGCCTTGCTGAGATCGTCGCCGCGCGCACAGGCTCGGTGCACCTGTCCATCGATGCCGTCGAGGAGTCAATCCTCGCCTGCGGTTTGCCGCCAGGATGGCAAGTCGGTGTCGCCGCGTACGAAGCGGCTCGCGCGATGGCGGAACTGAACCTTCGCCTCGGTCGCAGCGTCATCATCGATGCGGTGAACGACAGCGAGGATGCCAGGCAGACCTGGCGTGCTGCGGCCGCGCGCACCAGTTCTCGCATCGACTTCGTACACCTGGTAGTCGCGGATTCGCAAGAGCATGAACGGAGGCTGAGCGGCAGGGATCGCGGTCTCGCCTATGTCGGCGAGCCGACCTGGGCGGAAGTGCAGCGCCGTCGAGTTGGCTACGCCGCGTGGTCCGATGAGGTCTTGGAGTTCGACACGGCAGCGCGGACTGCGGATGAGGTCGCAGACGCTCTTACCGCGCGCCTCAGCGCGAGATGAGGCCACGTCGTCGCTGATGGTTCGCCGTGCCGCAACTCGGTCGAGTTCCGGTTCTCGAACTAAACCTTTGGCGTGTCAGCAGTGAAGCATCACGTGGACTTCTGACTCATCTTCGCATCGCGCGTCGACCTGGAGACCCGTACACTAAGGACGGGTTCCGCCGGCGGCGGAGGCCGTCGTCGCGAGAGAATGGTCCGACCACAATGAAGCGCGTCGCAGGGGCCTCGGTAGTACTCCTCTCGTCGCTCGCCCTCCTCACTGGATGCGGGAGCTCGGCAGACCTAGGCCCGATTCCGCAGCAACTGGGCGGCGCGTCGTATGCGCTGTACTTCAGCGCGCAGAGCGCAGACATCGATGGAGCGCATCACCGCGGGAGGCTGGTCCTTGTCGATGCAGATGGCTCAGTGTCTGTGTTGCCCACATGGGGGATGGATCATGGTCGACCCGTCTGGACCGACGAAGGCCTGTTCTTTAGTGATTTGAAGAACGACTATCGCCTTGATGAGACCCGGCTGACCACCATCGCGAGCCCGAAGACGGACAGCCAGTACGCGATGCTCGCGACCTCGCCGTCGACTGTGTTGGGCCTCTATAATCTGGGGTTCTCAGATGCAGGTGGCTACACGAGCCAAGTGGTCGTCACAACTGGCGACACCAGTACGCTCAGCGAGGTCGAAGGCGGCTACTACACCACTGCGAACTGTGAAGGCACGGTCTATGGCATCGGTTTGGCAACTGGGCCGTACTCGTCGACGGGCGACCCTGACACCGAGCCGGTGATGCTCAACCAGCTCACAGACACCGCTGACGGTGACGAGGAGAACGTGGGGCTGAGCGCGCAGGCCCGCGACAACGCGCTCCCCGCTAGCGCGCCGTGCCAGGGCGGGACGATCTTCTACATCTCCGATTCCATCAGCGGAGGGCTCGATTCTCCGGTCAGGCCGGTCATCTCGATGTGGGATATCGCTTCCGGGGAGTATCGCGAGGTTGCGATGGATGCTGGCCCGTTAACAGAGCGACTCATGCGCAGCGACGGCATCGGATACCCGCAGGTGAGTGCGGATTCGATTCGAGACGGACGGCTCCAATGGTTCGGTGTGAGCAACTCCATCATGTCCACCGATCTGGCGACAGGTCGGACGGAGAAGCAGTTCGACGTAGCTGGGGTCACGGACGAAGTGCTCTCATCGCAGGCATCCTTTCAAGGCGATGAAGTCGTCGTGATGGTCGACAGCGACGGATCCAATCCGTATGAGATCGTTCGATACCACCGTGATTCCGGAGTCGTGTTGTCGCGGACCGTCGTCAACTTTGCGCCGGAGGACCTCGCGGCGGGGCTGTTCCTTCGAGGATTCGCTGTCCGGCCGTAGGGTTCTTTCCGCCGCCGGATGTCTGCTCATTTATCGTGAAGACACGCCAGAGGTTGTTATCTGCGGCGACGTGGTGGAATTCCGATTCAATGTCTAAAAAAGGCTTCTGACCAGGGGTTTTGTATTCTCAGCCTCTGGGTGGGCTCGATGGACAAGTTCCGGTCGACCAACAGCTACTAGACGTTAGTCCCGTTGACCTGCGCTTTTGACTGACCCTGCGGAGCTTCCACAGGGGTTGACACTCGTCTCCGCGGTGCGGGAGCGTCGCGGGCAAGCATCCTCGGATGGTCAGTTCTGGGGCGAGTTCGAGTCGTTCGGCGGGCGATTTCTCGGCGCGAGGGCTGACTCAAAAATCAGGCTGACTCAAAACTCGGAACCCGACGGGGATCGCTCGTTGCAGGTGCTCGCTTCGCCGGTCGCCTAACTACCGGCATTTCGCCGCTCGAACGCGATCAATGAGCTCACCGAGGCCCAGACTTGGGCTCTCCTGAGGTAGTCGTGGGTGGTTGAGGCCCCGGAGAGAGCGCAAGGCCGTGGCTCCCATAGGTTTTGGACTGTCTAGGTTCAGAACTCACGGGAGGGGCACGGCCTTGCGCTCTGCCAGCATATTCACTCGCCTGCTCGCCGTCGACGAGGTGGTCGTCGAAGACGTCGCGTTCGACCAGGACAGCCGGGGCCCGCTGCTGGTCATCGACGTGCGCCCCTACGCCCGTGCCGCCGGCCGGTGCTCGCGGTGCCACGCCGCGTGTCCGGGCTACGACCAGGGCGGCGGGCTGCGCCGGTGGCGACACACCGACATGGGCCAGACCCGCTGTTACCTGCAGGCCCGCGCCCCACGCGTGCGGTGCGCCGAGCACGGGGTCGTCGTCGCCGCGGTTCCCTGGGCCCGGCCCGGCGCGAAACACACCCACGCGTTCGAGGACACCTGCGCCTGGCTCGCCGCCCACACCGCGTTCACCGTGCTCACGGGGTTGCTGCGCGTGGCGTGGCGCACCGTCGCCGACATCGTGGCGCGCGTCGTCACCGACCGTACCGACGGGGTCGACCGGCTTGCCGGGCTGCGGCGGATCGGGATCGATGAGATCGCCTACCGCAAAGGCCACCGGTACCTGACCGTCATCGTCGATCACGACACCGGCCGGCTCGTCTGGGCTCGCGAGGGACGCGACACCGCCACGCTCGACGCGTTCTTCGACGACCTCGGACCGCAGCGCTCAGCGCAGCTCACCCATGTCAGCGCGGACGGGGCCGTGTGGATCCACACGGCCGTCGCCGCCCGGGCCCCGCAGGCCATCCGGTGCCTCGACCCGTTCCACCTGGCCCAATGGTGTCTGGGTGCGGTCGACAAGGTGCGCCGGCGCACCCTGGCCCGACAGCAGGGCCTGGCCCCGCGGGCCGGGCGGCACGTGATGTGGGCGGTCCGGAAGAACCCCGAACACCTCTCACCTGATCAGCGCGGCACCCTCGCCGGGCTCGAGGAGTCCAACCGGGAGCTGTACCGGGCGTACCTGCTCAAGGAGCAGCTCCGCGCCGTCATCCACGCCGAACCCGGGAAGGTCAAGGCCCTGCTGGCCGGATGGCTCCACTGGGCGCGCGGGGCCGGTGTCCCCGAGATGGCGCGTCTCGCGGACACCGTCGAGCACTACCGGCCGCTGATCATCAACGCCGTCACCGAGAAGACCACCAACGCCCGGGTCGAAGCAACGAACACGCACCTGCGGGCCCTGACCAAACGGGCCTACGGCTTCCACAGCCCCGAAGCGCTGATCGCCATGGCCACCCTCACCCGCGGCGGCGCATGCCCGCCGCTCCCCGGACGAAACTAACCCACGACTACCTCAGGAGAGCCTACATCCGTCCAGATTGTTCTTGATCCAGGTGGCGAGGATCCTGGCGTCGAACCGGTCCGTCTTCTTCAGCTGCTTGCGAGCTCGTGCGGTCAGCTCGACGCTATACAGCCTGGCCTGTGCGGGCATCAGTCGAGTTCGGTGAGGACTTCGTCGATGCTGAAGCGCTCGCCGGAGTCCTGCGCGATCGCCTCGCGCAGCTCCTGAAGATCGTAGGAGTCCTCGATCTTCTCCAGAATGGCGGTGCGAGCGAAGTCGGAGATGGTGACGCCCTCGAACTGAGCGAACTTGCGGACGAGCTCGGCGTCCTGTTCGTTCATGCGCACGGTCATCGTGCTCATGGTTCCTCCTTGCGGTTCTGAATACAGTGTATTCAGGCTTCTGGCTGGAGGCAAGGTGCGGCACCGCTCTGGGGCGTGGCCTGCTCAAGCTCGGCGCATGATGGCTCTATCCATCGAGATTCGATGGAGTTCCGGTTCAACGTTTGATCCCGGGGGTTATCTGCGGCGTCGAGCGGGGCATCCCGTCATGCGGGTCCAGTGGCCGTTCGGTCCCGCGCATGCTTGCCGTTGCGGCCATCGCGCAGTCTACGCAAGCCCGAACGCAGGGCCGATGTCGGCGTCCGCGCCTGGGTCGCCGCACGGGCTCCCTCGGATCTCTACCTCTCGGCTGTCACCGTGCTGGAGATCGAGGTCGGTATCGGGCGGATCGCCCGGCGCGGCCCGGCGCAGGGGGCTCGTATGCAGGCTTGGCTCGACGAGGAACTTCTCGACGCCTTCGCGGGCCGGATCCTGTCCGTGGACGTGCCCGTCGCCCGTCGCGCTGCCCGGTTGCACGTCCCCGACCCCCGGCCAGAGCGTGATGCCCTGATCGCGGCCACGGCATCCGTCCACGGGCTTGCCGTCGTCACTCGCAATGCCAAGGATTTCGAGCCCCTCGACGTCGCCGTCATCAATCCGTGGGGCGACGCGGTCGGTTCCTGAGCAGGGGGCCCGAGATGCGGAACGTGACCGGCGACTCACGCAGATTCTGAGCGCGCTCCCGCCCATGTCCGCTCATCGTCACGGTCGTGGTGTGATCATGCCGAATATGCTCACTGCATGGCGTCGATCCAGACCTTGAGCGATTCGGACCGGCGGGTGCTGGCGCGCTGGGCGCTGTCATGCGCTGAGCGAGTGCTTCCGCGCTTAGGGAGGACCGAGGTGTTCTGGATGTACCTGCAGTCGAACTACGAACTGGGGCTCGAACGTCGGGTGTTGCGCGCCAAGATCGCGACGATCCGGCCGGGGCGCTCGGCGTGAGCCGACGAGACGGCGTAGGCGGCCGCTCCCTTCCTGCGGGCGTGGCGATCCGCCACGCACTCGAGGCCGATGTGGCCGCCTTGCCGGCTCTCGAAGTCGCGGCCGGCGAACTTTTTCGAGTGCTCGGCATGGACGCTGTGGCCGACGACGATCCTCTGGCCTCCACCGTGTTCGCGGACGCCAGGCGCCGGAAGCGATTGCTCGTTGCTGCGGCCGATGGCGGGGTGGTCGTCGGGTTCGTCCTGCTACGCGACCTCGACGGCGCGATGCACATCGAACAACTCGCGGTGGCGCCGGAATGGGGACGACAGGGCATCGGGCGGGGCTTGATGTCGGCGGCCGCGGACCTCGCCCGAGACAGTGGTGCGGCCACGATGACCTTGACGACGTTTCGCGATGTCCCGTTCAATGGCCCCTTCTATGCCGCACTCGGGTGGCGGGTGATCCCGGAACACGCGCTTTCACCCGGCCTGGCACGCGTGCGCGACGACGAGCGCGCCGTGGGCCTGGATCGTTGGCCCCGCCAGGCGATGTGGTCGAACACCTGACAGCGGACCCGTCCTCGGATCCATCCTCGGTCCCGACGCCACGGCAGGCGAGGAGCAAGCCGTGGGCTCTCGATCCTGAAGAGCCTCTGCGCCGTCCCCGCTCGGTCCGCGTTGCTGCGCACCTCGCCGGCGACCTGGGCCACCGCATCTTCGGGCGTGTGGTTATCGCCCATGCTGCCGGCGAGAGCGGCGGAGGGGTTCGATGCGGAAGTGTCGGACATGCGGGTGTCCTCGTCCGCCACCGAGGGCGGGTGTGGAATCTCGATTCCAGGTGCAGCGCGGGCGCTACTCCCGTGTCATGAGCATGGGGGAGCCGCTGCTCGAGAGCCTGTCGCAGCGTGGGGTGCGCAACGAGTCCGGGCGCTCACCGACGTCTCGTGCGAGCTTCCCGGCGCATCAGGCCCGCTGCACGGAGTACCTGAGCAGCTCGCCGCCGGTGTCGGTCGCGCGTGACTGCACGAGTGTGAGCGGCCGCGGTGCGGAACCGTTCTTGAACAGCGGCGTGCCCTCGCCGAGGAGCACGGGGGCCACGCCGATGAGGAGCTCGTCGACAAGACCTGCGCGCAACAGGGTTTCTGTGAGCATTGCGCTGCCGAACACGTAGATCGGCCGGTCGAGCGCCTCCTTGCGCCCGGCGATCTCCCCGACCGGATCGGCGGTGACCTCCGTGTTGTTCCAGGTCGCTTCGGCGAGTGTCCGGGACGCGACCAGTTTCGGTGCGGCGTTCATGTAGGCGGCGATCGCGGGCTCTTCGGAGGTGGAGGTCCAGTGCGCAGCCATCCCTTCGTAGGTGACGCGGCCGAAGACGAGAAGGCAGAGATCGTCACCGAAACTCAGGCTGAGCCGTCGGAGGTCGTCGCCCCAGATGTGTTCGTGCAGCCGGAGATCCCACTTCTGCGGTCCCTCGAAGAAGCCGTCGAGGGAA
This window contains:
- a CDS encoding ArsR/SmtB family transcription factor encodes the protein MSATPAIEATADIAPCCVLGETIDDAVAHDLAKVFKALGDPTRVKLMSLIAGSSDGEMCVCDLTEPVGLSQPTVSHHMKLLVEAGLVAREQRGRWAYYRPTIDTLAAAARALIA
- a CDS encoding GNAT family N-acetyltransferase, yielding MTPADWPAVEAIYRAGIATGHATFEAEPPPDWEAFAAGKRPDLMIVAVDGDDRVLGWAAAGPVSMRAVYCGVVEHSVYVGPDAARRGVGSRLLSNLLELADRSGVWTVQSSIFPENAASLRLHRRAGFRVVGCRERIGLMPCGPMAGQWRDTVLIERTSPVRQSW
- a CDS encoding arsenic resistance protein codes for the protein MERHQVALYVAGLALGAVVGLAWPAVAHPAELAIHPVLALLLYATFLGIPFARIGHAFRDWRFLSTILIVNFVLVPAIVWLLSRIVAHDQVLLVGVLFVLLTPCIDYVIVFAGLAGGDEEKLLAATPLLMLAQMLLLPVYLWLFVGAEFVDSVEFGPFVEAFVLIIALPLVAAALTQLAAVRSRAGQRIERTVMGAMVPLMVTTLAVVVASQVAGVGARIDSLLLALPVYVLFAAVMVPVGMLAGRAAGLDVPGRRAVVFSGATRNSLVVLPLVLALPAAFDLAPLVVVTQTLVELVAMVVFVRLVPRMVPASAVRARRG
- a CDS encoding MerR family transcriptional regulator — encoded protein: MKISEVAERSGVPASTLRYYERLGILAAHRSPNGYRDFDNDHLERLDFIASAKRLGLELPEIRRLLDLADDGTCTGVKAALQPLLAEQVAAVEQQLSILVRLQEQLHSAQVHVDGCPDSDDPCRSECAFKVFAGTVATEG
- a CDS encoding type II toxin-antitoxin system RelE/ParE family toxin encodes the protein MIRSFGSKDTERIWHEQYVKRDDRTVQRATLRKLELIHAAKDVEDLRVPPGNRLERLVGDRRGQHSIRVNAQWRLCFVWREEGAEDVELVDYH
- a CDS encoding HigA family addiction module antitoxin yields the protein MSNSSTTTETDLIEPIHPGEILMEDFIEGFGITQNKLAVSIGVPPRRINEIVHGKRGITADTAIRLARYFGTSDELWMNLQSNYELRLERRALRDKVAAIKPLHVA
- a CDS encoding AAA family ATPase yields the protein MTGHLILISGLPGVGKTSLAEIVAARTGSVHLSIDAVEESILACGLPPGWQVGVAAYEAARAMAELNLRLGRSVIIDAVNDSEDARQTWRAAAARTSSRIDFVHLVVADSQEHERRLSGRDRGLAYVGEPTWAEVQRRRVGYAAWSDEVLEFDTAARTADEVADALTARLSAR
- a CDS encoding ISL3 family transposase; this translates as MRSASIFTRLLAVDEVVVEDVAFDQDSRGPLLVIDVRPYARAAGRCSRCHAACPGYDQGGGLRRWRHTDMGQTRCYLQARAPRVRCAEHGVVVAAVPWARPGAKHTHAFEDTCAWLAAHTAFTVLTGLLRVAWRTVADIVARVVTDRTDGVDRLAGLRRIGIDEIAYRKGHRYLTVIVDHDTGRLVWAREGRDTATLDAFFDDLGPQRSAQLTHVSADGAVWIHTAVAARAPQAIRCLDPFHLAQWCLGAVDKVRRRTLARQQGLAPRAGRHVMWAVRKNPEHLSPDQRGTLAGLEESNRELYRAYLLKEQLRAVIHAEPGKVKALLAGWLHWARGAGVPEMARLADTVEHYRPLIINAVTEKTTNARVEATNTHLRALTKRAYGFHSPEALIAMATLTRGGACPPLPGRN
- the relB gene encoding type II toxin-antitoxin system RelB family antitoxin: MSTMTVRMNEQDAELVRKFAQFEGVTISDFARTAILEKIEDSYDLQELREAIAQDSGERFSIDEVLTELD
- a CDS encoding type II toxin-antitoxin system VapC family toxin, producing the protein MAVRSRACLPLRPSRSLRKPERRADVGVRAWVAARAPSDLYLSAVTVLEIEVGIGRIARRGPAQGARMQAWLDEELLDAFAGRILSVDVPVARRAARLHVPDPRPERDALIAATASVHGLAVVTRNAKDFEPLDVAVINPWGDAVGS
- a CDS encoding GNAT family N-acetyltransferase, whose amino-acid sequence is MAIRHALEADVAALPALEVAAGELFRVLGMDAVADDDPLASTVFADARRRKRLLVAAADGGVVVGFVLLRDLDGAMHIEQLAVAPEWGRQGIGRGLMSAAADLARDSGAATMTLTTFRDVPFNGPFYAALGWRVIPEHALSPGLARVRDDERAVGLDRWPRQAMWSNT
- a CDS encoding dihydrofolate reductase family protein is translated as MRELEDDVMAKLIVWNIISLDGFFEGPQKWDLRLHEHIWGDDLRRLSLSFGDDLCLLVFGRVTYEGMAAHWTSTSEEPAIAAYMNAAPKLVASRTLAEATWNNTEVTADPVGEIAGRKEALDRPIYVFGSAMLTETLLRAGLVDELLIGVAPVLLGEGTPLFKNGSAPRPLTLVQSRATDTGGELLRYSVQRA